In Rutidosis leptorrhynchoides isolate AG116_Rl617_1_P2 chromosome 6, CSIRO_AGI_Rlap_v1, whole genome shotgun sequence, the DNA window GAAGCACTAGCTAGCTTAgggatcatcttccttaaagggaattaAGAGGTTGATTAATTCAATTAAGAATTAGTACTTGTCCAAGGCGAACACAAGTTGATATAAGATAGAAtcaatctttcaaagggatagacaTATTAGATGTGTTGTCTACACGAGGTACGAGATTTGTAAAACGGATATCTACCGGCTTTGGAGAAAAGCTTAATGAAGCTAACTCTCGATAAGAAGtatcgaggagtggattaaggtggattagttaacatccacctgaaccactataaatccttgtattTTTGTTCTTTACATTATTTTCATTATTGCTTTAAACATAAAcactatgcatattgagtttgagtgacaaaattgctgaaatggtccctgtggtttgtatcaaaatgctgatttagtccctatggTTTTTTTTGACGGACTTCATCCTCGTGGTATGTCAATGTTGCTAATTTCGTCCCTATTTCTGACGGCCGTCTAAATTAGCCGTTAAGTCAGAGTCACGTGTGAAACATGTGAGGGCAAATTTGTCAATTTTTATTTTCTTCCTCCTTTTATCACCTACATCTTCTCTTCTAATCCTTAAAATTAAAACCTAACATATTAGGGTAGTGATATTTCCAAATGTGTTTTTGATAGATCCACTTAATTTTACATCTATACCCTTAAATGATGTTCTCTATAAATTTTATGTTAGAAGTCATTTGAGGGTAATCTGGGAAGATACCACCAAATATGTGTGGATGTATAAAAAAACAATTTGGAAATATCATCACCCAACATATTAAAAGACCAAAATCACCGATACCcaaacaaatcaaatcaaatcaaatccaaAACTAAATCTTCATCTTCAAAAGTGCTGGAACCAAATCAAATCAAATCCAAAAGTAAATCTTCATCTTCAAAATCGTTGGAGATCACTAAACATTATATAGATCTCGATTGATGAACTAAACTCCGGCCTAGATCCGATTAAATAGAAGAATAGCAGCAACGTTAATCACATCTATCTATCAGATTTAGTTAACCATAAATCGATTTAATAGAAGAATAGCAGCAGCGTCTCTGGTGTTTCGTATTTGTTTGGTGCGTATTTATATATACGGCAATCATTGTTGTATGAGTTTACGAGTCACAATTTTTTCTTGTTATGCAAATTTAGACCTATTTGATAGTTTGAAATATATAAAGGTTGTTTTTTAGTTTGAAGattaaaacttgttatataaactTGTGGATCTTGGTTTTGTGGTAATGTATTTTTTGTAATCTAAGTGAAATGTTTATGTATAAGTTTCTGATTTTGATATGgttttttgattttgatttttgaattttgattttgatttttaattttgatCTTGGGTTATAGAAAAATAAAGGAATATATGTTGATATTAAGTTGCAGGTTATGACTAATTTGGGAAGAAAAAAGGGGAAATAAAATTGAGATGAAGTAGAAAGTGAGATGATGATGAAACAACTGAAAGGACGAGGATACCCTCACATGTTTCGCACATGACTCTGACTTAACGGCTAATTTAGACGGCCGTCAGAAATAGGGACGAAATCAGCAACATTGACATACCACGAGGATGAAGTCCGTAAAAAAAAATCAcagggactaaatcagcattttggtacaaaccacagagaTCATTTCAGCTATTTTGTcagtttgagttgattaagttgatcaaAATTGGTTAAATCTTGttaatcatcgaaaaagttttaaaaacgtattaagtaatcaGTGGAGGTTTTGGGGGAAAAAAAAGAAGTTTTTTGGGCAAAAAATGAAAGTTTTGTGGCAAAAAATGGAGGTTTTGTGGCCAAAAATTGGAGGTTTGGGGAAAAAATGAAGATTTTTGAGGAAAAAATGAAGATTTTTGAGCAAAAAATGGAGGGTTTTGGGCAAAAAATAGAGGTTTTTAGGCAAGATTTGAAGTTTTTTTTTGGCAAAGATTAAAGGTTTTAGGCGCAAAATTTGGATAATTTTaagtaaaatttgaaggttttggagcaaaatatATAGGTTTTGGGGTTAAAAAAAATCcacgggggcaaagtcgaaaaattaaaaaaaaattcactaaACTTTAAAAATCGACTAGGGGCGGGTGCCCCCAGTCCCTATATAATAACGCCCatgtaagtaactattcaccctctAGTTACTTTACATGTGTAGACCTATGCGGTCTCGTCCTGTTAGGGGCACAAACTATGCGGTCTGATTTTGATCAGAAAAAGAAACATAAACACAAAAACGAAAATAACTAACTAAACGTCAAACTGCTGAACCAGTCAACCCAACGAATAAACCTCACAGATTAGAACTATTCATTCATGTAGCAAATCCAATAACCCCCACATGTCAGCAGGTACTTATATATACAAAATGAGCCAGTTGAGATTTTCTGTGAACAAGAATCAGGAGCTATCAAGAATCAAGAATCTGAATCTGAATCATTATTTCAAAAAAAATTAGTATATGAGTAATTTCTACAAAAAGATTCTAGTACAAGTAAATCAACTTATAAAACCGAATCATTTAACCACGACTCTTTTTCAGCCTCAGATTCCAAGAAATCATTATTCATCTTCGTTTCTACAAGATCAAGTACTTGAACACACCTTTCAGCCTTTTTAAATTCTTCTTGTGCAGTCACAAGCTCTATACGCCTCTCTTCAAGATCCATTTTTGCAGCTCGTTTAACCAAACTGGTGTTCGCCTTCATTTGTCCATGTAAACTTGACCGTTTTTGGGCAGTGTTCTTTTTATGTAAAGATTCAAGGTGAGTTCGAAGCCACGTAACGTTCATGTTGGTTGCTTCTGCATCTAACACTTTCATCTCTATTTCTTCCATATCAGAAATTATGGTTTTAAAATCATCGGTTTGAATTCGTTTGACGACTTCACAAATAACCTCGAGGATCGATTCTCGTACAGAAGCTGTTTTGACTACACAATTAGATGCAATGTCGCCGTGTTTCTTGAAAATAGCTTCGAGAATCGGTGCATTACTTTTCTTGATTTTGTAGCCCTGGACACGTATCAAGCTGTATAAAACCTTTTTGGTCGCTTTCTGCTGTACGATATAGAAATAACTTAGAAATGGCAAGACGGGCGGGGCGGGGCAAGTAATAGGTCAAATAGGCTGGGTTGAAAAAGTTAGTTTCTTTATACTTTCGTAATAACCAAAATAGTATATGTAATTTTGTAACAATTTGTTTATTACTCGGTATAAAAACAGGTAACATAAGAAGATTCGAGTGCAAACCCAACAACAATAGTCGATTTTATGTTTGATTTCAAAAAAAGGTTACCATAATTAAGTGGAGATTTGTTCATATTTATGGCTACTGACTCAAGTACTTGATTTCGGTCAGTGGCGAATGCATGCCTTAAGAggtggggtcctatgaccccactagtataaatatatattatacaaCATACTCTTCAAATTGTATAGATCACCACTAAAGTTAGCTACAGGACCTATATATTTTGAAATTTATGGTTTTTTGAaagtaaacaaccactaaagtgcccttcaaatataattatctttttaatcatttaaatattgaAATTCGTATAACTCGACTACTGTAGATAAAAACAAGATATAAGTGTTTGCAGGTTAGATAAACCCGTCCAAAAAACAGCCCTTTTGACCCATTATAGCCTACTACGTCTAAGAGTGCAAATCTGGGCAAACCCTGTAAACCAGAATCTTGAAAACATACCCATAATAGAATAGTTACAAGATGGAAATGTCATTTACCTGTTCGTCATTTCTCTTGCGTTTTCCATTAACTTCTGTTACAAAATATGGGGTCACCGATGGATCATCAAATGAAACAGCATTTTTTTCATCATTCGAGTGCATGCCTATAAGGCAAACTTTATCTCTTTTTGAATCTTGACAATCGCTTAATGTATGCTTGGTATTAATGGTCTCCTCTAAAGGCTCCAGATTAATCTTATGAGTTGCATCGTTCCTCAACTTGCTTGTATCACTTGTACAGTGATTAGTACCTTTAGCCTCCTGTTGAAACAAAAAAATTAGTTATTAAACATACGCCAATGATGACCAACatatgtgaattttggttgaaccaAAAGCTAGACGGCAAAATATAAAATGAACAAAGAGCACATAAATTCTAAGCATTTGCCATATTTAGGTtgtaaaatgacaaaaataccccgaATCTACTCATATATAATTAGCACTCCGTCTAGAGGTGACTCTTTTGAGTACATATTGTTAGAAAGTTTTCCCTAGATCTGAAAATCaaacaaaacaaaatttatattttatttcttatATTTAGGTGGGGCATGAAGGTTAACTTGTGGTGGGGCCTCAAATCCTTGCAAGACGTCCCAGGTTCGAAACTTGTGGtagccagggaagggttggaaacaaccAGTAGAATATGGGGTTGAATTACTCGCCCTATTAGGCCCGAACAGGGAAAAACCTTATAGCTATAAAAATCTTATAATTGGCAAGACGGGCGGGGCGAGTAAATTACTCCGGATATAAACCGTAGCATAAAAACTAGAGTATAAACCTAAATACTATTACTCTAGTCCAGAAATAAACAGGATATATTTGGAGGTTAGATAAACCTGTCCTGAAAACACCCTTTTGACCGATTAGCCTACGCCGTCTAACCTTGCAAATCTGGGCAAACCCTATAAACCAGAACCGCAAAACCATAGCCATACTAGAATAGTTACAAGATGCAAATGTTATTTACCTGTTCGTCATGTCTCTTGCGTTTTCCATTCACTTCTGTTACACAATTTGAGGTCGCTAATGGATCATCGAATGAAACGGCTAATTCCGAGTTAATGGTAATTCCATCTCTTATTGAATCTTGACAACCGCTTAGTGTCTGCTCCATTTTAATGGTCTCCTCTAAAGGCTCCAGTTTAGTCTTATGAGTTGTATCATTCTTTAAGTTGTTTGTATCACTTGTACAAGGATTAGTACCTTTAGCCTCCTGTTGAAAAAAATCGATTAGTACACATATGACAATGATGACCAACATTAGTTAGTTTTGGTTGAACCAAAAACTAGACGGCAAAATATAAAATGAACAAAGAACACATAACTTATAAGCTTTTGGTATATTTAGAGGTGTAGAAAGACAAAATACCCCGAATCTACTCATATATATTTAGCACCCCGTCTAGTGTCTCTTTTAAGTACATATAGACGTAAATTTTTTCATTTTACATCTCTAGACATGGTAAAAGCCAAGGAGCACTCTGTATTTTACAATGTTTTGCAAAGTTCTTTCAAGATCTGAACATCaaacaaaacaaaatttatattttgttTGTTATATTTGGATGTCATGAAGGTTAACTTGTGGTGGTGGTCTGatatccttgcaagaggtctcaggttcgaatcttGTGGTAGCCAGGGACGGACTGGAAACAGTAGAGTATGGAGTTGGATTACTCGCCCTCTAACTTATTAtgaaattaaacttatacataattGGGTCGCATGTGTGTATGCATGCATTATCCATTAACTAATAAAAAGAATCCCATTAAAATTCTAACAAATGTCTGTTACTAAAAAGTTTTGTATCTATAGAAGTACATACACGAGCATCACACACCTTAACTGATATAATGGAGTTATATAAAGACGTGCAACCATATTGAAATAATCATAGAAAGCAATGCTTACATCTTGTGCCATATTTGTGCGATGTGATCTAAGTTTAGCATCACAGTTCTTGAGAACTTTCTGCCCTAattgccaacaaataggtgaaACAGTCTGTAATAGTATAGGATGTAATTAGTGATGAATAAAGAACCTTCATGAGTGAAGATC includes these proteins:
- the LOC139852688 gene encoding uncharacterized protein isoform X4; translated protein: MRTYQIARGSGMKLEYQVMDAGNKLINVSSSSSSTPDIINVLLEAKETIPCTSDTSKLMNDKIDTVKLKSLEENNNMEQTLRDCQDLTRDTVIHSDDEKNDVSLTSNCVKEVNGKPKRNDQQSCSATKKMRTKRAARGSGIKLVVDAGNKLINVSSSTPDILNVLSEIEKVLSWVQQSSEEMIKALHPIIQPLSANGLVRHPDMNVNISVVCCICQVIRIMGPDAPPYDHQQMKEFFEVVVTLFEKQSCASGSNYGKLNRVLRIFSKTRLPVMMLDLQLEELVGRLFKQFLTFPSANNLLKMEKIMTMIIEESGEALALEALINTILEKTVSPICWQLGQKVLKNCDAKLRSHRTNMAQDEAKGTNPCTSDTNNLKNDTTHKTKLEPLEETIKMEQTLSGCQDSIRDGITINSELAVSFDDPLATSNCVTEVNGKRKRHDEQEAKGTNHCTSDTSKLRNDATHKINLEPLEETINTKHTLSDCQDSKRDKVCLIGMHSNDEKNAVSFDDPSVTPYFVTEVNGKRKRNDEQGYKIKKSNAPILEAIFKKHGDIASNCVVKTASVRESILEVICEVVKRIQTDDFKTIISDMEEIEMKVLDAEATNMNVTWLRTHLESLHKKNTAQKRSSLHGQMKANTSLVKRAAKMDLEERRIELVTAQEEFKKAERCVQVLDLVETKMNNDFLESEAEKESWLNDSVL
- the LOC139852688 gene encoding uncharacterized protein isoform X5; translation: MRTYQIARGSGMKLEYQVMDAGNKLINVSSSSSSTPDIINVLLEAKETIPCTSDTSKLMNDKIDTVKLKSLEENNNMEQTLRDCQDLTRDTVIHSDDEKNDVSLTSNCVKEVNGKPKRNDQQSCSATKKMRTKRAARGSGIKLVVDAGNKLINVSSSTPDILNVLSVIRIMGPDAPPYDHQQMKEFFEVVVTLFEKQSCASGSNYGKLNRVLRIFSKTRLPVMMLDLQLEELVGRLFKQFLTFPSANNLLKMEKIMTMIIEESGEALALEALINTILEKTVSPICWQLGQKVLKNCDAKLRSHRTNMAQDEAKGTNPCTSDTNNLKNDTTHKTKLEPLEETIKMEQTLSGCQDSIRDGITINSELAVSFDDPLATSNCVTEVNGKRKRHDEQEAKGTNHCTSDTSKLRNDATHKINLEPLEETINTKHTLSDCQDSKRDKVCLIGMHSNDEKNAVSFDDPSVTPYFVTEVNGKRKRNDEQQKATKKVLYSLIRVQGYKIKKSNAPILEAIFKKHGDIASNCVVKTASVRESILEVICEVVKRIQTDDFKTIISDMEEIEMKVLDAEATNMNVTWLRTHLESLHKKNTAQKRSSLHGQMKANTSLVKRAAKMDLEERRIELVTAQEEFKKAERCVQVLDLVETKMNNDFLESEAEKESWLNDSVL
- the LOC139852688 gene encoding uncharacterized protein isoform X2 — protein: MRTYQIARGSGMKLEYQVMDAGNKLINVSSSSSSTPDIINVLLEAKETIPCTSDTSKLMNDKIDTVKLKSLEENNNMEQTLRDCQDLTRDTVIHSDDEKNDVSLTSNCVKEVNGKPKRNDQQSCSATKKMRTKRAARGSGIKLVVDAGNKLINVSSSTPDILNVLSEIEKVLSWVQQSSEEMIKALHPIIQPLSANGLVRHPDMNVNISVVCCICQVIRIMGPDAPPYDHQQMKEFFEVVVTLFEKQSCASGSNYGKLNRVLRIFSKTRLPVMMLDLQLEELVGRLFKQFLTFPSANNLLKMEKIMTMIIEESGEALALEALINTILEKTVSPICWQLGQKVLKNCDAKLRSHRTNMAQDEAKGTNPCTSDTNNLKNDTTHKTKLEPLEETIKMEQTLSGCQDSIRDGITINSELAVSFDDPLATSNCVTEVNGKRKRHDEQEAKGTNHCTSDTSKLRNDATHKINLEPLEETINTKHTLSDCQDSKRDKVCLIGMHSNDEKNAVSFDDPSVTPYFVTEVNGKRKRNDEQKATKKVLYSLIRVQGYKIKKSNAPILEAIFKKHGDIASNCVVKTASVRESILEVICEVVKRIQTDDFKTIISDMEEIEMKVLDAEATNMNVTWLRTHLESLHKKNTAQKRSSLHGQMKANTSLVKRAAKMDLEERRIELVTAQEEFKKAERCVQVLDLVETKMNNDFLESEAEKESWLNDSVL
- the LOC139852688 gene encoding uncharacterized protein isoform X1, giving the protein MRTYQIARGSGMKLEYQVMDAGNKLINVSSSSSSTPDIINVLLEAKETIPCTSDTSKLMNDKIDTVKLKSLEENNNMEQTLRDCQDLTRDTVIHSDDEKNDVSLTSNCVKEVNGKPKRNDQQSCSATKKMRTKRAARGSGIKLVVDAGNKLINVSSSTPDILNVLSEIEKVLSWVQQSSEEMIKALHPIIQPLSANGLVRHPDMNVNISVVCCICQVIRIMGPDAPPYDHQQMKEFFEVVVTLFEKQSCASGSNYGKLNRVLRIFSKTRLPVMMLDLQLEELVGRLFKQFLTFPSANNLLKMEKIMTMIIEESGEALALEALINTILEKTVSPICWQLGQKVLKNCDAKLRSHRTNMAQDEAKGTNPCTSDTNNLKNDTTHKTKLEPLEETIKMEQTLSGCQDSIRDGITINSELAVSFDDPLATSNCVTEVNGKRKRHDEQEAKGTNHCTSDTSKLRNDATHKINLEPLEETINTKHTLSDCQDSKRDKVCLIGMHSNDEKNAVSFDDPSVTPYFVTEVNGKRKRNDEQQKATKKVLYSLIRVQGYKIKKSNAPILEAIFKKHGDIASNCVVKTASVRESILEVICEVVKRIQTDDFKTIISDMEEIEMKVLDAEATNMNVTWLRTHLESLHKKNTAQKRSSLHGQMKANTSLVKRAAKMDLEERRIELVTAQEEFKKAERCVQVLDLVETKMNNDFLESEAEKESWLNDSVL
- the LOC139852688 gene encoding uncharacterized protein isoform X3; protein product: MIKALYPINQALIANGLMRHPDMNVNISVEAKETIPCTSDTSKLMNDKIDTVKLKSLEENNNMEQTLRDCQDLTRDTVIHSDDEKNDVSLTSNCVKEVNGKPKRNDQQSCSATKKMRTKRAARGSGIKLVVDAGNKLINVSSSTPDILNVLSEIEKVLSWVQQSSEEMIKALHPIIQPLSANGLVRHPDMNVNISVVCCICQVIRIMGPDAPPYDHQQMKEFFEVVVTLFEKQSCASGSNYGKLNRVLRIFSKTRLPVMMLDLQLEELVGRLFKQFLTFPSANNLLKMEKIMTMIIEESGEALALEALINTILEKTVSPICWQLGQKVLKNCDAKLRSHRTNMAQDEAKGTNPCTSDTNNLKNDTTHKTKLEPLEETIKMEQTLSGCQDSIRDGITINSELAVSFDDPLATSNCVTEVNGKRKRHDEQEAKGTNHCTSDTSKLRNDATHKINLEPLEETINTKHTLSDCQDSKRDKVCLIGMHSNDEKNAVSFDDPSVTPYFVTEVNGKRKRNDEQQKATKKVLYSLIRVQGYKIKKSNAPILEAIFKKHGDIASNCVVKTASVRESILEVICEVVKRIQTDDFKTIISDMEEIEMKVLDAEATNMNVTWLRTHLESLHKKNTAQKRSSLHGQMKANTSLVKRAAKMDLEERRIELVTAQEEFKKAERCVQVLDLVETKMNNDFLESEAEKESWLNDSVL